Proteins found in one Arachis stenosperma cultivar V10309 chromosome 8, arast.V10309.gnm1.PFL2, whole genome shotgun sequence genomic segment:
- the LOC130944730 gene encoding myb-related protein 2 isoform X3, with translation MYHPQGKNMHSSSRMPIPSERHMFLQTGNGSGDSGLVLSTDAKPRLKWTPDLHARFIEAVNQLGGADKATPKTVMKLMGIPGLTLYHLKSHLQKYRLSKNLHGPNNTVTHKITATNVGATTSERSLSEPSGTHMNKLSLVPQTNKDLHISEALQMQIEVQRRLNEQLEVQRHLQLRIEAQGKYLQSVLEKAQETLGRQNLGMVGLEAAKVQLSELVSKVSSQCLNSAFSELKELQGFCPQQPLTNQPNDCSIDSCLTSCEGSQKEQEIQNGGIGLRHLNGHGHAFMERKGGTEAPKWSNEVKNNTFLAPLGKNSERSSYGAERSSGNLSMSIGLERETENGSSMYTESHTHTDGEFWHRNSNRTEPKNEAMDGGRGSHDYRLPPPYFSAARLDLNSHGDNNEAATTTTSCKQLDLNRFSWS, from the exons ATGTATCATCCTCAAGGGAAGAACATGCACTCTTCTTCAAGAATGCCAATCCCCTCTGAGAGGCACATGTTCCTTCAAACAGGAAACGGGTCTGGTGATTCTGGACTTGTTCTCTCAACTGATGCTAAGCCACGATTGAAATGGACGCCGGATCTTCATGCCAGGTTCATAGAAGCAGTGAACCAGTTAGGTGGAGCTGACA AGGCAACTCCAAAAACAGTAATGAAACTCATGGGGATTCCAGGTCTTACTTTATATCATCTGAAGAGCCATCTGCAG AAGTACAGATTGAGCAAGAATTTGCATGGACCAAATAACACTGTAACACACAAAATCA CAGCAACAAATGTGGGGGCAACAACAAGTGAAAGATCACTTTCAGAGCCCAGTGGAACTCATATGAACAAGTTAAGCCTTGTCCCACAGACTAACAA AGATTTACATATAAGTGAGGCACTGCAGATGCAAATTGAAGTGCAGAGAAGGCTAAATGAACAACTTGAG GTACAAAGACACTTGCAGCTTCGGATAGAGGCACAAGGAAAATACCTGCAGTCTGTGCTAGAGAAAGCTCAAGAGACACTTGGTAGACAAAATTTGGGAATGGTAGGACTTGAAGCTGCTAAAGTTCAACTATCAGAGCTGGTGTCCAAGGTCTCCTCCCAGTGCTTGAACTCGGCATTTTCAGAGCTGAAGGAACTACAAGGATTTTGCCCCCAGCAACCACTAACCAACCAGCCAAATGATTGCTCAATAGATAGTTGCCTCACATCTTGTGAAGGGTCACAGAAGGAGCAAGAGATACAGAATGGTGGGATAGGTTTAAGGCACTTAAATGGCCATGGCCATGCATTCATGGAAAGAAAGGGAGGCACAGAAGCTCCTAAATGGAGTAATGAAGTGAAAAACAACACCTTTCTAGCTCCATTAGGCAAGAATTCAGAAAGAAGTAGCTATGGTGCAGAGAGAAGCAGTGGAAACTTGTCTATGAGCATTGGACTTGAAAGGGAAACTGAGAATGGAAGCAGCATGTACACTGAGAGTCACACTCACACAGATGGTGAGTTCTGGCACAGAAACAGCAATAGGACAGAACCAAAGAATGAAGCAATGGATGGAGGAAGAGGTTCCCATGATTATAGGTTGCCTCCTCCATACTTTTCAGCAGCAAGATTGGACTTAAACTCACATGGAGATAACAATGAAGCTGCAACTACAACAACAAGCTGTAAACAACTGGACTTGAACAGATTCAGTTGGAGCTGA
- the LOC130944730 gene encoding myb-related protein 2 isoform X2 — MYHPQGKNMHSSSRMPIPSERHMFLQTGNGSGDSGLVLSTDAKPRLKWTPDLHARFIEAVNQLGGADKATPKTVMKLMGIPGLTLYHLKSHLQKYRLSKNLHGPNNTVTHKITTNVGATTSERSLSEPSGTHMNKLSLVPQTNNRDLHISEALQMQIEVQRRLNEQLEVQRHLQLRIEAQGKYLQSVLEKAQETLGRQNLGMVGLEAAKVQLSELVSKVSSQCLNSAFSELKELQGFCPQQPLTNQPNDCSIDSCLTSCEGSQKEQEIQNGGIGLRHLNGHGHAFMERKGGTEAPKWSNEVKNNTFLAPLGKNSERSSYGAERSSGNLSMSIGLERETENGSSMYTESHTHTDGEFWHRNSNRTEPKNEAMDGGRGSHDYRLPPPYFSAARLDLNSHGDNNEAATTTTSCKQLDLNRFSWS, encoded by the exons ATGTATCATCCTCAAGGGAAGAACATGCACTCTTCTTCAAGAATGCCAATCCCCTCTGAGAGGCACATGTTCCTTCAAACAGGAAACGGGTCTGGTGATTCTGGACTTGTTCTCTCAACTGATGCTAAGCCACGATTGAAATGGACGCCGGATCTTCATGCCAGGTTCATAGAAGCAGTGAACCAGTTAGGTGGAGCTGACA AGGCAACTCCAAAAACAGTAATGAAACTCATGGGGATTCCAGGTCTTACTTTATATCATCTGAAGAGCCATCTGCAG AAGTACAGATTGAGCAAGAATTTGCATGGACCAAATAACACTGTAACACACAAAATCA CAACAAATGTGGGGGCAACAACAAGTGAAAGATCACTTTCAGAGCCCAGTGGAACTCATATGAACAAGTTAAGCCTTGTCCCACAGACTAACAA CAGAGATTTACATATAAGTGAGGCACTGCAGATGCAAATTGAAGTGCAGAGAAGGCTAAATGAACAACTTGAG GTACAAAGACACTTGCAGCTTCGGATAGAGGCACAAGGAAAATACCTGCAGTCTGTGCTAGAGAAAGCTCAAGAGACACTTGGTAGACAAAATTTGGGAATGGTAGGACTTGAAGCTGCTAAAGTTCAACTATCAGAGCTGGTGTCCAAGGTCTCCTCCCAGTGCTTGAACTCGGCATTTTCAGAGCTGAAGGAACTACAAGGATTTTGCCCCCAGCAACCACTAACCAACCAGCCAAATGATTGCTCAATAGATAGTTGCCTCACATCTTGTGAAGGGTCACAGAAGGAGCAAGAGATACAGAATGGTGGGATAGGTTTAAGGCACTTAAATGGCCATGGCCATGCATTCATGGAAAGAAAGGGAGGCACAGAAGCTCCTAAATGGAGTAATGAAGTGAAAAACAACACCTTTCTAGCTCCATTAGGCAAGAATTCAGAAAGAAGTAGCTATGGTGCAGAGAGAAGCAGTGGAAACTTGTCTATGAGCATTGGACTTGAAAGGGAAACTGAGAATGGAAGCAGCATGTACACTGAGAGTCACACTCACACAGATGGTGAGTTCTGGCACAGAAACAGCAATAGGACAGAACCAAAGAATGAAGCAATGGATGGAGGAAGAGGTTCCCATGATTATAGGTTGCCTCCTCCATACTTTTCAGCAGCAAGATTGGACTTAAACTCACATGGAGATAACAATGAAGCTGCAACTACAACAACAAGCTGTAAACAACTGGACTTGAACAGATTCAGTTGGAGCTGA
- the LOC130944730 gene encoding myb-related protein 2 isoform X1 has translation MYHPQGKNMHSSSRMPIPSERHMFLQTGNGSGDSGLVLSTDAKPRLKWTPDLHARFIEAVNQLGGADKATPKTVMKLMGIPGLTLYHLKSHLQKYRLSKNLHGPNNTVTHKITATNVGATTSERSLSEPSGTHMNKLSLVPQTNNRDLHISEALQMQIEVQRRLNEQLEVQRHLQLRIEAQGKYLQSVLEKAQETLGRQNLGMVGLEAAKVQLSELVSKVSSQCLNSAFSELKELQGFCPQQPLTNQPNDCSIDSCLTSCEGSQKEQEIQNGGIGLRHLNGHGHAFMERKGGTEAPKWSNEVKNNTFLAPLGKNSERSSYGAERSSGNLSMSIGLERETENGSSMYTESHTHTDGEFWHRNSNRTEPKNEAMDGGRGSHDYRLPPPYFSAARLDLNSHGDNNEAATTTTSCKQLDLNRFSWS, from the exons ATGTATCATCCTCAAGGGAAGAACATGCACTCTTCTTCAAGAATGCCAATCCCCTCTGAGAGGCACATGTTCCTTCAAACAGGAAACGGGTCTGGTGATTCTGGACTTGTTCTCTCAACTGATGCTAAGCCACGATTGAAATGGACGCCGGATCTTCATGCCAGGTTCATAGAAGCAGTGAACCAGTTAGGTGGAGCTGACA AGGCAACTCCAAAAACAGTAATGAAACTCATGGGGATTCCAGGTCTTACTTTATATCATCTGAAGAGCCATCTGCAG AAGTACAGATTGAGCAAGAATTTGCATGGACCAAATAACACTGTAACACACAAAATCA CAGCAACAAATGTGGGGGCAACAACAAGTGAAAGATCACTTTCAGAGCCCAGTGGAACTCATATGAACAAGTTAAGCCTTGTCCCACAGACTAACAA CAGAGATTTACATATAAGTGAGGCACTGCAGATGCAAATTGAAGTGCAGAGAAGGCTAAATGAACAACTTGAG GTACAAAGACACTTGCAGCTTCGGATAGAGGCACAAGGAAAATACCTGCAGTCTGTGCTAGAGAAAGCTCAAGAGACACTTGGTAGACAAAATTTGGGAATGGTAGGACTTGAAGCTGCTAAAGTTCAACTATCAGAGCTGGTGTCCAAGGTCTCCTCCCAGTGCTTGAACTCGGCATTTTCAGAGCTGAAGGAACTACAAGGATTTTGCCCCCAGCAACCACTAACCAACCAGCCAAATGATTGCTCAATAGATAGTTGCCTCACATCTTGTGAAGGGTCACAGAAGGAGCAAGAGATACAGAATGGTGGGATAGGTTTAAGGCACTTAAATGGCCATGGCCATGCATTCATGGAAAGAAAGGGAGGCACAGAAGCTCCTAAATGGAGTAATGAAGTGAAAAACAACACCTTTCTAGCTCCATTAGGCAAGAATTCAGAAAGAAGTAGCTATGGTGCAGAGAGAAGCAGTGGAAACTTGTCTATGAGCATTGGACTTGAAAGGGAAACTGAGAATGGAAGCAGCATGTACACTGAGAGTCACACTCACACAGATGGTGAGTTCTGGCACAGAAACAGCAATAGGACAGAACCAAAGAATGAAGCAATGGATGGAGGAAGAGGTTCCCATGATTATAGGTTGCCTCCTCCATACTTTTCAGCAGCAAGATTGGACTTAAACTCACATGGAGATAACAATGAAGCTGCAACTACAACAACAAGCTGTAAACAACTGGACTTGAACAGATTCAGTTGGAGCTGA
- the LOC130946282 gene encoding protein BIC2-like — protein MEENKKLSHHMPTWNTTRNPTTSQIVLPPPNNYDKIITTTRRASRSPNYDEDDEEDEDEEEREETGRERLKRHREEVKGRVKIPEDWGQEKMMKEWIDYTTFDALFAPHRMIVTARDALIADARKTTSSSSSTPPRSSQRLRIYSQ, from the coding sequence AtggaagaaaacaagaaattgtCCCACCACATGCCTACATGGAACACCACAAGGAACCCCACTACTTCACAAATAGTTCTTCCTCCTCCCAACAATTACGATAAGATAATTACCACCACAAGAAGAGCATCTAGGTCTCCCAATTATGACGAGGATGATGAAGAAGACGAGGACGAAGAGGAGCGCGAGGAGACAGGAAGGGAGAGGCTGAAGAGGCACAGAGAAGAAGTGAAGGGAAGGGTTAAGATTCCAGAAGACTGGGGACAAGAGAAGATGATGAAGGAGTGGATCGATTACACCACTTTCGATGCTTTGTTTGCTCCTCACAGAATGATTGTTACTGCTCGTGATGCTCTCATTGCCGATGCTCGTAAAActacttcttcttcctcatcaaCGCCTCCAAGATCGTCTCAGAGATTAAGGATATATTCACagtag
- the LOC130944730 gene encoding myb-related protein 2 isoform X4 has product MYHPQGKNMHSSSRMPIPSERHMFLQTGNGSGDSGLVLSTDAKPRLKWTPDLHARFIEAVNQLGGADKATPKTVMKLMGIPGLTLYHLKSHLQKYRLSKNLHGPNNTVTHKITTNVGATTSERSLSEPSGTHMNKLSLVPQTNKDLHISEALQMQIEVQRRLNEQLEVQRHLQLRIEAQGKYLQSVLEKAQETLGRQNLGMVGLEAAKVQLSELVSKVSSQCLNSAFSELKELQGFCPQQPLTNQPNDCSIDSCLTSCEGSQKEQEIQNGGIGLRHLNGHGHAFMERKGGTEAPKWSNEVKNNTFLAPLGKNSERSSYGAERSSGNLSMSIGLERETENGSSMYTESHTHTDGEFWHRNSNRTEPKNEAMDGGRGSHDYRLPPPYFSAARLDLNSHGDNNEAATTTTSCKQLDLNRFSWS; this is encoded by the exons ATGTATCATCCTCAAGGGAAGAACATGCACTCTTCTTCAAGAATGCCAATCCCCTCTGAGAGGCACATGTTCCTTCAAACAGGAAACGGGTCTGGTGATTCTGGACTTGTTCTCTCAACTGATGCTAAGCCACGATTGAAATGGACGCCGGATCTTCATGCCAGGTTCATAGAAGCAGTGAACCAGTTAGGTGGAGCTGACA AGGCAACTCCAAAAACAGTAATGAAACTCATGGGGATTCCAGGTCTTACTTTATATCATCTGAAGAGCCATCTGCAG AAGTACAGATTGAGCAAGAATTTGCATGGACCAAATAACACTGTAACACACAAAATCA CAACAAATGTGGGGGCAACAACAAGTGAAAGATCACTTTCAGAGCCCAGTGGAACTCATATGAACAAGTTAAGCCTTGTCCCACAGACTAACAA AGATTTACATATAAGTGAGGCACTGCAGATGCAAATTGAAGTGCAGAGAAGGCTAAATGAACAACTTGAG GTACAAAGACACTTGCAGCTTCGGATAGAGGCACAAGGAAAATACCTGCAGTCTGTGCTAGAGAAAGCTCAAGAGACACTTGGTAGACAAAATTTGGGAATGGTAGGACTTGAAGCTGCTAAAGTTCAACTATCAGAGCTGGTGTCCAAGGTCTCCTCCCAGTGCTTGAACTCGGCATTTTCAGAGCTGAAGGAACTACAAGGATTTTGCCCCCAGCAACCACTAACCAACCAGCCAAATGATTGCTCAATAGATAGTTGCCTCACATCTTGTGAAGGGTCACAGAAGGAGCAAGAGATACAGAATGGTGGGATAGGTTTAAGGCACTTAAATGGCCATGGCCATGCATTCATGGAAAGAAAGGGAGGCACAGAAGCTCCTAAATGGAGTAATGAAGTGAAAAACAACACCTTTCTAGCTCCATTAGGCAAGAATTCAGAAAGAAGTAGCTATGGTGCAGAGAGAAGCAGTGGAAACTTGTCTATGAGCATTGGACTTGAAAGGGAAACTGAGAATGGAAGCAGCATGTACACTGAGAGTCACACTCACACAGATGGTGAGTTCTGGCACAGAAACAGCAATAGGACAGAACCAAAGAATGAAGCAATGGATGGAGGAAGAGGTTCCCATGATTATAGGTTGCCTCCTCCATACTTTTCAGCAGCAAGATTGGACTTAAACTCACATGGAGATAACAATGAAGCTGCAACTACAACAACAAGCTGTAAACAACTGGACTTGAACAGATTCAGTTGGAGCTGA